A stretch of the Lolium perenne isolate Kyuss_39 chromosome 3, Kyuss_2.0, whole genome shotgun sequence genome encodes the following:
- the LOC127344844 gene encoding uncharacterized protein, translated as MKKHPLLEEPSRSASWFRDLACVNGVLKFIEMENPAPPENKDDIISDSDLIMWLKRKAVDRNSEQHLSSFRNDWRAVTWSREVSPSSANFWRQTCATPVAKIKGSEQLLMMLIKDTQQLVTFRDLYSAFPILIPADNDHDILYLKSLEEPSHRDGWVAAVDIGKKALKEIALYYLPDDWYYSHRFNPEHPFRACTLSSHMDITPGIQVSAFRKITEPSSCADQPSNISASGLQELSSPRSKLQRL; from the exons ATGAAGAAACACCCTTTACTGGAGGAACCATCCCGCTCAGCAAGCTGGTTTCGGGATCTCGCATGCGTCAATGGCGTGCTCAAGTTTATTGAGATGGAGAATCCTGCTCCTCCTGAAAACAAGGATGATATTATCTCTGATTCAGACTTGATCATGTGGCTTAAGCGCAAAGCTGTGGATAGGAATTCCGAGCAGCACCTGTCCTCCTTTAGGAATGACTGGAGGGCTGTGACATGGAGTAGGGAAGTTTCGCCGTCATCGGCTAACTTTTGGCGGCAGACATGCGCTACTCCTGTTGCTAAGATAAAGGGTAGCGAACAGTTGTTGATGATGCTCATAAAGGACACCCAACAGCTTGTGACATTCAGGGACCTCTACTCAGCTTTCCCCATCCTGATCCCTGCTGATAATGATCACGATATTCTTTATCTCAAATCTCTGGAGGAACCCAGTCATCGGGATGGATGGGTGGCTGCTGTTGACATAGGAAAGAAGGCACTGAAAGAGATTGCACTGTATTATCTTCCGGATGATTGGTATTACAGCCATAGGTTTAACCCTGAACATCCTTTCCGTGCATGTACATTGTCCAGCCATATGGATATTACTCCAG GCATTCAAGTCTCAGCATTTCGCAAGATAACAGAGCCTAGCAGCTGTGCAGATCAGCCAAGCAACATCTCAGCTAGTGGTTTGCAGGAACTGAGCTCACCAAGGAGCAAACTCCAAAG GCTATAG